In one Thermodesulfovibrionales bacterium genomic region, the following are encoded:
- a CDS encoding 4Fe-4S double cluster binding domain-containing protein, which translates to MEASLREELMRGGATVVGFAILRGSLGVEIAHLETAVSIGVDRKLNEDTISLLVALQKKAARRLKQGGYRYLAIPPDSDRIQETFVSKLYPSFTHKMAATSSGIGWIGKNGLLISPHFGPRLSLATVLTNAPLRPDEPIEFSRCGDCSLCIDFCPSGAVTGESWSRYKPFVELIRLERCRSHKNNRKRLRGKPNCGLCINICPYGRKKALKGLLKKPFEQVVY; encoded by the coding sequence ATCCTGCGGGGCTCTCTCGGTGTCGAGATAGCACATCTTGAGACGGCCGTCTCGATCGGAGTGGACAGGAAGCTTAACGAAGACACGATCTCCCTTCTCGTCGCTCTTCAAAAGAAGGCCGCCCGCCGTTTGAAACAAGGGGGGTACCGGTATCTCGCCATCCCCCCTGATTCCGACAGGATACAGGAGACCTTTGTATCAAAACTCTATCCAAGCTTCACGCACAAGATGGCTGCAACATCATCGGGAATTGGATGGATCGGGAAGAACGGCCTTCTCATAAGTCCCCACTTTGGTCCGAGGCTCTCCCTGGCGACGGTCCTTACCAATGCTCCTCTCCGGCCTGATGAACCAATCGAGTTCAGCCGTTGCGGTGACTGCAGCCTCTGCATCGACTTCTGTCCTTCAGGTGCCGTAACCGGAGAAAGCTGGTCGCGGTATAAACCCTTTGTCGAACTCATAAGGCTCGAGCGGTGCCGGTCACACAAAAACAACAGGAAGAGACTCCGCGGCAAGCCGAATTGCGGGTTATGCATCAATATCTGTCCCTATGGAAGAAAGAAAGCGCTGAAAGGTCTCTTGAAAAAGCCCTTTGAACAGGTCGTTTACTGA
- a CDS encoding ASKHA domain-containing protein produces the protein MARHRVIFQPSGRRGEVEEGKTLLEAAQSLGVDIEALCGNKKVCGKCKVRIEDGFFEKDNMESGMDHLSVLTEDERKHIKPEDGPGIRLACSAEVYGDVKVFVPERSRAGKQVVRKAAKELTIALDPAIKKYGIDLIPPTLHDMTTGDYERVLKILEVDYGLSDLIFDYTVLKDLQDLLRKGQWKATVTVWMNREIIKVEPGFIDTCYGLAVDVGTTTCVGYLTDLNTGKVVNTESMMNPQVPYGEDVMSRITYAMSNPEGLETMQKAIITGLNEIIERVVTEIRKDGPNPGFAIDDLTVVFNTAMHHIFLGFNPEHIGRSPFIPALQSSLNIKARDIGLKINPAAYIHVLPIEAGFVGADNVGVLIAEEPYNQDEMVLIIDIGTNGELLLGNRDRVCSTSCATGPAFEGAQIKFGMRAAPGAIETVRIDPVTREPLYKVIGKADWHTHLEKINAKGICGSGIIEVVAEMFRTGIIDKSGRFVMNPDTPRVRKDSDGKPEYVLAWAEETSINSDITVTQADVRALQLAKGALYTGAKLMMQRLGITKLDRVVLAGAFGSHIDREASMTLGMFPDCPIDKVYAVGNAAGDGALMALINKGKREEANEKARWVEFIEIATDPAFEKEFMQAMHIPHMKDKFPNLKALIEKSGSKVEIRG, from the coding sequence ATGGCAAGGCACAGAGTGATATTCCAGCCCTCGGGCAGAAGGGGTGAGGTCGAAGAGGGCAAGACGCTCCTTGAGGCAGCGCAGTCCCTCGGTGTAGACATCGAGGCGCTCTGCGGCAACAAGAAGGTCTGCGGGAAGTGCAAGGTAAGAATCGAGGACGGCTTTTTCGAGAAGGACAACATGGAATCGGGAATGGACCATCTTTCCGTCCTTACCGAAGACGAAAGGAAACATATAAAGCCTGAAGACGGGCCGGGGATTCGCCTTGCCTGCTCGGCTGAGGTTTATGGCGACGTAAAGGTCTTTGTCCCTGAACGCTCAAGGGCAGGGAAACAGGTGGTCAGGAAGGCTGCAAAGGAACTCACCATCGCCCTCGATCCGGCGATAAAGAAGTACGGTATCGACCTCATTCCTCCTACTCTTCATGATATGACAACAGGAGACTACGAGCGCGTACTGAAAATCCTTGAGGTCGACTATGGCCTGAGTGACCTTATCTTTGACTATACGGTCCTGAAAGACCTCCAGGACCTCCTCAGAAAAGGACAATGGAAGGCAACGGTCACCGTCTGGATGAACCGTGAGATCATCAAGGTGGAACCCGGTTTTATCGACACCTGCTATGGCCTTGCCGTCGATGTCGGAACAACAACCTGTGTTGGCTATCTCACCGACCTGAACACGGGCAAGGTGGTGAATACCGAATCGATGATGAATCCCCAGGTGCCGTACGGAGAAGATGTCATGTCGCGCATAACCTATGCGATGAGTAACCCTGAAGGGCTCGAAACGATGCAGAAGGCGATCATCACCGGATTGAATGAGATCATCGAGAGGGTCGTCACCGAGATCAGGAAGGACGGGCCCAACCCCGGCTTTGCGATCGATGACCTCACAGTCGTCTTCAACACGGCCATGCACCACATATTCCTCGGTTTCAACCCTGAGCACATCGGCCGTTCCCCCTTCATCCCTGCCCTCCAAAGCTCCCTCAACATCAAGGCTCGGGACATCGGATTAAAGATCAACCCTGCGGCATATATCCATGTCCTGCCGATTGAGGCCGGTTTTGTCGGCGCAGACAACGTCGGCGTCCTTATCGCGGAGGAGCCCTACAACCAGGACGAGATGGTGCTCATCATCGATATCGGGACGAACGGGGAACTCCTCCTTGGCAACCGGGACAGGGTCTGCTCAACATCCTGTGCAACAGGCCCTGCCTTTGAAGGGGCACAGATAAAGTTCGGCATGAGGGCCGCACCAGGAGCAATTGAGACAGTGAGGATCGACCCCGTCACAAGGGAACCCCTCTACAAGGTCATCGGAAAGGCTGACTGGCACACGCACCTCGAAAAGATCAATGCCAAGGGCATCTGCGGATCGGGAATCATCGAAGTCGTCGCAGAGATGTTCAGGACAGGCATCATCGACAAGTCCGGAAGGTTCGTCATGAACCCAGACACGCCCCGCGTGAGGAAGGACTCCGATGGCAAGCCAGAGTATGTCCTTGCCTGGGCTGAGGAGACTTCGATCAACAGCGATATAACCGTGACGCAGGCTGATGTCCGCGCCCTCCAGCTTGCGAAAGGTGCCCTGTATACCGGAGCAAAACTCATGATGCAGAGGCTCGGGATAACAAAGCTCGACAGGGTTGTCCTTGCAGGAGCCTTCGGGAGCCACATCGACAGGGAGGCCTCCATGACCCTCGGCATGTTCCCTGACTGTCCCATTGACAAGGTCTATGCTGTCGGCAACGCAGCCGGTGACGGTGCCCTCATGGCCCTCATCAACAAGGGCAAGAGAGAGGAGGCCAATGAGAAGGCGCGCTGGGTCGAGTTCATCGAGATCGCGACTGATCCTGCCTTTGAAAAGGAGTTCATGCAGGCGATGCACATCCCCCACATGAAGGACAAATTCCCAAACCTGAAGGCACTGATCGAGAAGTCCGGGAGCAAGGTGGAGATCAGGGGTTGA
- a CDS encoding (Fe-S)-binding protein, with product MTDKKKEEPEVRRADTSFTGGLTREQILEIDSCTQCGECLKYCPVQDVTGNPLVSPPEKIRMFREFIRATNGLRARLFGPEEIDRRLLEDFTRAVYECTTCGSCGENCPVGIFTQRLWPILRKEMVRRGLGPLGVQRNLPKAIEKTGNPYDKPSEERFGPWFPEGVKIAERADIAYYAGCTGAYEAQPMVRGDVLVLGAIGEPFTMLPPEDEVCCGFPLFITGQHDMLEDLTKRLVNAYKARGVKTLLCSCPCCVNIMARDWPLFYGQELPFKIRHITQYAADSLKTGKLVIRRELRERLIYHDPCYLSRGVGVIEEPRIVLRSIPGVELLEFDRHGLNTRCCGAGGAARKVYHENAIAMGRLTIDEAAEKKADRLILSCPACYAKVNEAMKGYEKQVLITDIMELLAGLVS from the coding sequence ATGACTGACAAGAAAAAAGAAGAGCCTGAAGTCAGGAGAGCTGATACTTCCTTCACAGGAGGGCTGACGAGAGAGCAGATTCTCGAGATCGACTCCTGCACACAATGCGGAGAATGTCTAAAGTACTGTCCTGTACAGGATGTCACGGGCAACCCTCTCGTCTCTCCCCCCGAGAAGATCAGGATGTTCAGGGAGTTCATCAGGGCCACCAACGGGCTCAGGGCAAGGCTCTTCGGACCGGAGGAGATAGACCGGAGGCTCCTTGAGGACTTTACCAGGGCTGTATACGAATGCACCACCTGCGGCTCCTGTGGAGAGAACTGCCCCGTAGGCATATTCACTCAGAGACTGTGGCCGATCTTGCGAAAGGAGATGGTGAGAAGAGGACTGGGGCCTCTTGGCGTGCAGAGAAACCTTCCAAAGGCGATAGAGAAAACAGGGAACCCCTATGATAAACCGTCTGAAGAGCGGTTCGGTCCGTGGTTTCCGGAAGGGGTAAAGATCGCCGAGAGGGCAGACATAGCCTATTATGCCGGCTGCACAGGCGCCTATGAAGCTCAGCCCATGGTGAGGGGCGATGTACTCGTCCTCGGAGCAATCGGTGAGCCCTTTACCATGCTGCCGCCTGAAGATGAGGTATGCTGCGGGTTCCCGCTCTTCATCACCGGTCAGCACGATATGCTCGAAGACCTGACGAAGAGGCTCGTGAATGCCTATAAGGCAAGGGGGGTCAAGACGCTCCTCTGTTCGTGCCCCTGTTGCGTGAATATTATGGCGCGTGACTGGCCGCTCTTCTATGGCCAGGAACTGCCCTTCAAGATACGGCATATCACGCAGTATGCCGCAGACTCTCTGAAAACAGGCAAGCTCGTTATCAGGAGGGAATTACGTGAGAGGCTGATCTATCACGACCCCTGTTATTTAAGCAGGGGGGTCGGTGTCATAGAGGAACCGAGGATCGTGCTCAGGAGTATACCGGGCGTCGAACTCCTCGAATTCGATCGTCATGGCCTCAATACCCGGTGCTGCGGCGCTGGCGGGGCCGCGAGAAAAGTCTACCACGAAAATGCGATCGCCATGGGGAGGCTGACGATCGATGAAGCCGCAGAAAAGAAGGCAGACAGGCTGATCCTGAGCTGCCCCGCTTGCTACGCCAAGGTGAACGAGGCGATGAAGGGATACGAAAAGCAGGTCCTGATCACGGACATTATGGAGCTCCTCGCCGGTTTAGTGAGTTGA
- a CDS encoding 2,3-bisphosphoglycerate-independent phosphoglycerate mutase, with protein MQKLIKPLLQKNDSKIVLIVLDGLGGLPVQGETELEAAATPNLDVLARGSACGLHVPVACGITPGSGPGHLGIFGYDPLEYQIGRGILEALGLGLEVKKTDVALRCNYATMKDGIIIDRRAGRIATEESRRLTERLQKEVPGFDGVEFIFAPGMEHRFAVLMRFPEALEPDAAMINDTDPQREGKAPLKAEPQSGNAARVATIAEKLIVRAREVLKDEGKANFILTRGFSVMPHIPTFQDAFGLKSLAIAVYPMYRGLAKLVGMYAPALEGGVEEEIGFLKEHYSEYDFFFLHVKKIDSYGEDGNFRGKAQRIEEFDVLLPAVLALRPDVLIVTGDHSTPALMKGHSWHPVPILLNSPYVLGGLCALFSERECVRGELGIFPAVNLIPLALAHAGRLKKFGA; from the coding sequence ATGCAGAAGCTGATAAAACCCCTGCTCCAAAAGAATGATTCCAAGATTGTCCTCATCGTCCTCGACGGCCTGGGAGGTCTGCCGGTACAGGGCGAGACTGAGCTTGAGGCAGCAGCCACTCCGAATCTTGACGTCCTCGCACGCGGCTCCGCCTGCGGTCTCCACGTACCCGTTGCCTGCGGTATAACGCCAGGAAGCGGTCCGGGACATCTAGGCATCTTCGGGTACGATCCCCTGGAATATCAGATCGGGAGGGGAATTCTCGAAGCCCTGGGCCTCGGTCTTGAGGTGAAGAAGACCGATGTTGCCCTGAGATGCAATTACGCTACGATGAAGGACGGGATCATCATAGACAGAAGGGCAGGGAGGATAGCGACCGAAGAGAGCAGAAGATTGACCGAGAGGCTGCAGAAGGAAGTGCCCGGCTTTGACGGCGTGGAATTTATCTTTGCCCCGGGGATGGAGCACAGATTTGCCGTTCTCATGAGATTCCCCGAAGCCCTCGAACCCGACGCTGCGATGATCAATGATACCGACCCTCAAAGGGAGGGGAAGGCCCCTCTCAAGGCCGAACCGCAATCAGGGAATGCGGCAAGAGTCGCGACGATCGCCGAGAAACTCATTGTCAGGGCCAGGGAAGTCCTGAAAGACGAGGGAAAGGCAAACTTTATCCTCACAAGAGGGTTTTCGGTCATGCCCCACATACCCACCTTCCAGGATGCCTTCGGTCTGAAGTCCCTCGCCATCGCGGTCTACCCCATGTACCGGGGGCTCGCAAAACTGGTCGGGATGTATGCGCCTGCTCTTGAAGGTGGGGTCGAGGAGGAGATAGGATTTCTGAAGGAGCACTACAGTGAATATGATTTCTTCTTCCTCCACGTGAAGAAAATCGATTCGTACGGAGAGGATGGCAACTTCAGAGGGAAAGCCCAGCGGATAGAGGAATTTGATGTCCTTCTCCCGGCGGTCCTCGCACTGAGACCCGATGTCCTCATCGTCACCGGTGATCATTCGACTCCGGCGCTGATGAAAGGCCATAGCTGGCATCCTGTGCCGATCCTGCTCAACTCTCCCTATGTCCTCGGCGGCCTCTGTGCTTTATTTTCCGAGCGTGAATGCGTCAGAG